In Gemmata obscuriglobus, a single genomic region encodes these proteins:
- the infB gene encoding translation initiation factor IF-2 gives MSNPTSKDTKDKKVRVFNLAKELNVESKVLLDYCKELGFADIKNQLNGLEPEQADALKERVKKGPKSGPAPAPAPNAPPKNVIPPLAKPIPAIPKPLPKPAVKPAEPPAPAVQAPVAAPAPVAPAQPAAPAPTPAVVAESPKPAPAPAAPQPVAAEVKPAPAVVAEAPKPAPAPAAPQPVAPAAPPKNVIPSLGGSGMRNLNQGRPANLSPQRPAPATPPAPAAPAATTPTTVAAAPAAPVATTPATPVTPAAAPAPVAQPAPAAVEAKPAVAAEAKPVPAAEAKPAPAAPARTAPAVPPSPVAPKPNVPAAAAHQPPARPTPPPAPPGPPKNIIPTNLGQPTRPGVLDRKPAPPPPKHIAPSRTSVGQAPPPSGQRPPSGATGAPGPRPSGPGGAGGPGGPGSPRTGAGQGGPGAQNRSGPGGPAKPGGPGQSVKLTPEMIERLRAASARGQRLSINEVAKTPSAPAPGAPGRPGEPNRPGGPARTGGAPTPGAPRPVGGDEEEDEKKKTGVIGRDSRHKGRTGGGDRGRSSGGPRVDRGSVVLGPGGVEIVEQQWGSRRGPRAALMRKAMRGKVAPVKKEGKIEITLPITVRSLSEATGVKAGELIKRLMKETNQLYGNNSPVEFDTAAMIAVDNNIELVVKRQKTAEEELIEEFEQMMENVDPEKLRPRPPVVTIMGHVDHGKTSLLDKIRKSNVAAGEVGGITQVIRAWSVTHKVLNPDDPNEELLEKQITFLDTPGHEAFTKMRARGANVTDIAVIVVAATDGVMPQTEEAVNHAKAADVRIIVAINKVDAPNANVERTKRQLYNLNLLPDNMGGDIQFVETSALTGQGIDDLLTAISLEAEFNLADDLKADPDRPAFGTCLEGYMTAGEGVNATVLVQQGTLRPGDIVLCGANYGRVRTMYNDHGVAIEEAGPSTPVRITGLGGVPNADDPFYAVDELTTAAKIAEAREKKDREASLNRFQAVKDLDSLTAAKSKLKVTELKIILKAEARGSVEAIKKELEKLTHEEVTTRVLHAGIGAITESDVQLARISPDDTLVIGFNVTADDAALRLADEQGVSLREYQIIYNLVDDVKAAMEGRLKPIEEVVHLGRAVVRQTFKVGKVGTIAGCYVTSGVLERSARVRIIRSGVVVFPPAEKVVGLDSLKRFKDDAKEVREGFECGLKVSNFDDIRVDDVIEAFKIEVRARTL, from the coding sequence CAAGCCCCGGTCGCGGCTCCCGCTCCTGTTGCGCCCGCGCAGCCCGCGGCGCCCGCCCCGACTCCGGCGGTCGTCGCCGAATCGCCCAAACCCGCGCCGGCTCCTGCTGCGCCCCAACCGGTTGCGGCGGAGGTGAAGCCGGCCCCGGCGGTCGTCGCCGAAGCGCCCAAGCCTGCACCGGCTCCTGCTGCGCCCCAACCGGTTGCGCCGGCCGCGCCCCCGAAGAACGTGATCCCGTCGCTGGGCGGGAGCGGCATGCGGAACTTGAACCAGGGCCGCCCCGCGAATCTCAGCCCCCAGCGGCCGGCACCGGCGACGCCGCCGGCTCCCGCTGCCCCGGCAGCTACCACTCCGACTACCGTTGCGGCGGCTCCCGCTGCCCCGGTCGCTACCACACCGGCTACCCCGGTGACTCCCGCCGCAGCACCCGCGCCGGTTGCACAACCTGCGCCCGCCGCGGTTGAGGCAAAACCGGCAGTCGCGGCAGAGGCGAAGCCGGTCCCCGCGGCCGAAGCGAAGCCGGCGCCTGCGGCGCCGGCTCGGACCGCCCCGGCGGTGCCGCCCTCGCCCGTCGCTCCGAAGCCTAACGTACCGGCCGCTGCGGCCCACCAGCCGCCGGCCCGTCCGACGCCCCCGCCCGCGCCCCCGGGGCCGCCGAAGAACATCATCCCGACGAACCTCGGCCAGCCGACACGCCCGGGCGTTCTGGACCGCAAGCCGGCCCCGCCGCCGCCGAAACACATCGCCCCGTCTCGCACGTCGGTGGGCCAGGCGCCGCCGCCGAGCGGCCAGCGGCCGCCGTCCGGGGCCACCGGCGCACCCGGCCCGCGTCCCTCCGGTCCTGGTGGTGCTGGCGGTCCGGGCGGTCCCGGATCGCCGCGCACGGGAGCGGGACAAGGCGGGCCAGGGGCTCAGAACCGCTCCGGTCCCGGTGGTCCGGCCAAGCCGGGCGGCCCCGGGCAGTCGGTGAAGCTCACCCCGGAGATGATCGAGCGGCTCCGCGCGGCCAGCGCCCGCGGGCAGCGGCTGTCGATCAACGAGGTTGCCAAGACCCCGTCCGCCCCGGCGCCTGGCGCGCCCGGTCGGCCCGGTGAACCGAACCGCCCGGGCGGCCCCGCCCGCACCGGCGGCGCACCGACCCCAGGCGCCCCGCGCCCGGTCGGTGGTGACGAAGAAGAAGACGAAAAGAAGAAGACCGGCGTCATCGGCCGCGACTCCCGGCACAAGGGCCGCACCGGCGGCGGCGACCGGGGGCGCTCGTCCGGCGGCCCCCGCGTGGACCGCGGGTCGGTCGTGCTCGGGCCGGGCGGCGTCGAGATCGTGGAGCAGCAGTGGGGCTCCCGCCGCGGGCCGCGGGCCGCGCTCATGCGCAAGGCCATGCGCGGCAAGGTCGCGCCGGTCAAGAAGGAAGGCAAGATCGAGATCACGCTGCCCATCACCGTGCGTAGCCTTTCCGAGGCGACGGGGGTGAAGGCGGGCGAGCTCATCAAGCGCCTCATGAAGGAGACCAACCAGCTCTACGGCAACAACTCGCCGGTGGAGTTCGACACGGCGGCGATGATCGCCGTCGACAACAACATCGAGCTGGTGGTCAAGCGGCAGAAGACGGCCGAAGAGGAGCTGATCGAAGAGTTCGAGCAGATGATGGAGAACGTGGACCCCGAGAAGCTGCGCCCGCGGCCCCCGGTGGTCACCATCATGGGTCACGTCGACCACGGCAAGACGTCGCTGCTCGACAAGATCCGGAAGTCGAACGTCGCGGCCGGCGAGGTGGGCGGGATCACGCAGGTGATCCGCGCGTGGTCGGTCACCCACAAGGTGCTCAACCCCGACGACCCGAACGAGGAGCTGCTCGAGAAGCAGATCACGTTCCTCGACACGCCCGGCCACGAGGCGTTCACCAAGATGCGCGCCCGCGGGGCCAACGTCACCGACATCGCGGTCATCGTGGTGGCGGCCACCGACGGCGTGATGCCGCAGACCGAAGAGGCGGTCAACCACGCCAAGGCCGCGGACGTGCGCATCATCGTGGCGATCAACAAGGTCGACGCGCCGAACGCGAACGTCGAGCGCACCAAGCGGCAGCTCTACAACCTGAACCTGCTGCCGGACAACATGGGCGGCGACATCCAGTTCGTCGAGACCAGCGCCCTCACCGGCCAGGGCATCGACGACCTGCTCACCGCGATCTCGCTCGAAGCGGAGTTCAACCTCGCGGACGACCTGAAGGCCGACCCGGACCGCCCGGCGTTCGGCACCTGCCTCGAAGGGTACATGACCGCCGGCGAGGGCGTGAACGCGACCGTGCTGGTGCAGCAGGGCACCCTCCGCCCGGGCGACATCGTGCTGTGCGGTGCGAACTACGGCCGCGTCCGCACGATGTACAACGACCACGGCGTCGCGATCGAGGAGGCCGGCCCCAGCACCCCCGTTCGCATCACCGGCCTGGGCGGCGTGCCCAACGCCGACGACCCGTTCTACGCGGTGGACGAGCTCACGACCGCGGCGAAGATCGCCGAGGCCCGTGAGAAGAAGGACCGCGAGGCGTCGCTCAACCGGTTCCAGGCGGTCAAGGACCTGGACTCGCTGACCGCGGCCAAGAGCAAGCTGAAGGTCACGGAGCTGAAGATCATCCTCAAGGCCGAGGCCCGCGGCTCGGTGGAGGCGATCAAGAAGGAGCTGGAGAAGCTCACGCACGAGGAGGTGACCACCCGGGTGCTGCACGCCGGCATCGGGGCCATCACCGAGTCGGACGTCCAGCTCGCCCGCATCAGCCCCGACGACACGCTCGTCATCGGGTTCAACGTGACCGCCGACGACGCCGCCCTGCGGCTCGCCGACGAGCAGGGCGTCAGCCTCCGCGAGTACCAGATCATCTACAACCTCGTGGACGACGTGAAGGCGGCGATGGAAGGCCGTCTCAAGCCGATCGAGGAGGTGGTTCACCTGGGCCGCGCGGTGGTCCGCCAGACCTTCAAGGTGGGCAAGGTGGGCACCATCGCCGGGTGCTACGTCACCAGCGGTGTCCTCGAACGGTCCGCCCGGGTGCGGATCATCCGCAGCGGCGTCGTGGTGTTCCCGCCCGCCGAAAAGGTGGTCGGCCTCGACAGCCTCAAGCGGTTCAAGGACGACGCCAAGGAGGTCCGCGAGGGCTTCGAGTGCGGTCTGAAGGTTTCCAACTTCGACGACATCCGTGTCGACGACGTGATCGAGGCGTTCAAGATCGAGGTTCGTGCCCGTACCCTGTAA
- a CDS encoding DUF503 domain-containing protein, with protein sequence MMVIGSLSVRLLVRESRTLKDKRQVVRSVLDRMRAAFNVSAAEVDTHDDVKLVTLAFAAVGFETAAVQSALQKIADALRVHPVAEYLGSEVTVGSEVV encoded by the coding sequence ATGATGGTCATCGGCTCGTTATCAGTCCGGCTGCTCGTGCGCGAGAGCCGGACCTTGAAGGACAAACGACAGGTCGTGCGCAGCGTCCTCGACCGAATGCGGGCGGCGTTCAACGTCTCCGCGGCGGAGGTGGACACGCACGACGACGTAAAATTGGTTACGCTCGCGTTCGCCGCGGTGGGGTTCGAGACCGCCGCAGTTCAAAGCGCGTTGCAGAAGATCGCTGACGCCCTGCGCGTCCACCCGGTCGCGGAATACCTCGGCAGCGAGGTCACGGTGGGGTCGGAAGTGGTTTAG
- the rbfA gene encoding 30S ribosome-binding factor RbfA, protein MKSHRLARVSEVVRETAANAILFEIKDPRVKNVTVTRAEVSADLQHAKVFVSVMGSEKEQSLTMHGLKSAAAYVQTKIADRLTSRYVPHVTFILDEGVKKSIEIARIIREENERLEADRGAAQTPPEGEPGGDSPESDPESTDEAEHGQTTEAAEGTTDRPKP, encoded by the coding sequence ATGAAATCGCACCGGTTAGCACGCGTGTCGGAGGTGGTCCGCGAGACGGCGGCCAACGCCATCCTGTTCGAGATCAAAGACCCGCGGGTCAAGAACGTGACGGTCACGCGCGCGGAGGTGTCGGCCGACCTTCAGCACGCGAAGGTGTTCGTCTCGGTGATGGGGAGCGAGAAGGAGCAGTCGCTGACCATGCACGGGCTGAAGAGCGCCGCGGCCTACGTGCAGACGAAGATCGCCGACCGGCTCACGTCGCGGTACGTCCCCCACGTCACGTTCATCCTGGACGAGGGGGTGAAGAAGAGCATCGAGATCGCCCGGATTATCCGCGAGGAGAACGAGCGGCTCGAAGCCGATCGCGGCGCGGCCCAGACGCCCCCTGAAGGGGAGCCGGGGGGCGACTCGCCCGAGAGCGATCCCGAATCGACGGACGAAGCCGAGCACGGACAAACGACCGAAGCCGCCGAAGGAACGACGGACCGCCCGAAACCGTAG
- a CDS encoding endonuclease III domain-containing protein — protein MPAITNKQQLLTQAQAALKKRYPLPTPEPREPRLLLDELIFAICREGSTTEDAEEAYARIRKVFVDWNEIRVSTVQEVADALRPLPNPGPRAGWIIGVLHAVFEMNYSYDLGDMEKKGLKNAAKQISRYFNAKDLETKGLKQAAKQIERFKRVNDFAVAWVVQRSLGGHAIPLDGPTFRVLRRLNVVEEAEAEDMESLRGGIEHVIPKARGEEFTELMSIHAKETCIEKTPLCGQCVLKGECPTGIELLSKKSDKDKEKAEPKPKKSR, from the coding sequence ATGCCGGCCATCACGAACAAGCAGCAGCTCCTGACGCAGGCGCAGGCGGCCCTCAAGAAGAGGTACCCGCTCCCCACCCCCGAGCCGCGCGAGCCGCGCCTGTTGCTCGATGAACTCATCTTCGCCATCTGCCGAGAAGGCAGCACCACCGAGGACGCGGAAGAGGCCTACGCGCGCATCCGGAAGGTCTTCGTGGACTGGAACGAGATCCGCGTCAGCACGGTTCAGGAGGTCGCCGACGCGCTGCGGCCGCTGCCCAACCCGGGGCCGCGCGCGGGGTGGATCATCGGCGTGCTGCACGCCGTGTTCGAGATGAACTACTCCTACGACCTCGGCGACATGGAGAAGAAGGGGCTCAAGAACGCGGCCAAGCAGATCTCCCGCTACTTCAACGCCAAGGACCTCGAAACGAAGGGGCTCAAGCAGGCCGCGAAGCAGATCGAGCGGTTCAAGCGGGTGAACGACTTCGCGGTGGCGTGGGTGGTCCAGCGGTCCCTCGGCGGGCACGCGATCCCCCTGGACGGCCCGACCTTTCGCGTGCTCCGGCGGCTCAATGTGGTCGAGGAGGCCGAGGCCGAGGACATGGAGTCGCTCCGCGGCGGCATCGAGCACGTGATCCCGAAGGCGCGTGGCGAGGAGTTCACGGAGCTGATGAGTATCCACGCCAAGGAGACCTGCATCGAGAAGACCCCGCTGTGCGGCCAGTGTGTGCTCAAGGGCGAGTGCCCCACCGGGATCGAACTCTTGTCGAAGAAGTCCGACAAAGACAAAGAGAAGGCCGAGCCGAAGCCGAAGAAGTCGCGCTGA
- a CDS encoding aminotransferase class I/II-fold pyridoxal phosphate-dependent enzyme, with amino-acid sequence MTSAPLDRLVGSLAGTGMTRFFRRMFDDYPDLLMKDLTVEAVNPDRTIKLGGRWVTNFGSDSFLGLDQDLRVCAALERGVRTWGTHNGTSRAFSSAEPNVRAERKLAEWLGTEAALIYPSVTLANVGALPALVTRQDVLVADQFAHNSIDEGLKLAKARGVRTAKFEHNSPAALEETLRGLQPFRHAVVAVDGVYSMSGELPPLQEFDRICRAHNACLYVDDAHASGVLGEHGRGTVLASLGHYDNVLTVGSLSKGFSCLGGFVAGSQAAVDVLKLRSNSLIFGGPVPPPYLEAVCAVVDILMSPEYPALRARLDANVRKLAQGAARRGFTVLGGLVPIVSVLIGGEEATLKAGRFLYEQGYYAQSVVFPAVPHGHGVLRMQVNANHTPAQVDGLLDALTALAAGTAVPEPATAAAA; translated from the coding sequence ATGACGTCCGCGCCGCTCGATCGGCTCGTGGGATCGCTCGCGGGGACCGGAATGACCCGGTTCTTCCGCCGCATGTTCGACGACTACCCCGACCTCCTGATGAAGGACCTGACGGTCGAGGCCGTGAACCCCGACCGCACGATCAAGCTCGGCGGGCGGTGGGTCACCAACTTCGGTTCCGACAGTTTTCTGGGCCTGGACCAAGACCTGCGCGTGTGTGCCGCGCTCGAACGGGGCGTGCGGACGTGGGGCACGCACAACGGCACTTCGCGCGCCTTCTCCAGCGCCGAACCGAACGTTCGTGCCGAGCGTAAACTCGCCGAGTGGCTCGGCACGGAAGCGGCGCTCATCTACCCGTCCGTCACACTCGCGAACGTGGGGGCGCTGCCGGCGCTCGTCACGCGGCAGGACGTGTTGGTCGCGGACCAGTTCGCGCACAACTCCATTGACGAGGGATTGAAGCTCGCAAAGGCTCGCGGGGTGCGGACGGCGAAGTTCGAGCACAACTCGCCCGCGGCGCTTGAAGAAACGCTCCGGGGCTTGCAGCCGTTCCGGCACGCGGTGGTAGCAGTGGACGGCGTGTACAGCATGAGCGGCGAACTCCCGCCGCTTCAGGAGTTCGACCGCATTTGCCGGGCGCACAACGCGTGCTTGTACGTGGACGACGCGCACGCGAGCGGGGTGCTCGGCGAGCACGGTCGCGGTACGGTGCTGGCCTCGCTCGGGCACTACGACAACGTGCTGACGGTGGGCTCACTGTCGAAGGGCTTCTCCTGTCTGGGCGGGTTCGTCGCCGGTTCACAAGCGGCTGTTGACGTGCTCAAACTACGCTCGAACTCGTTGATTTTCGGTGGCCCGGTGCCGCCGCCGTATCTCGAAGCGGTTTGCGCCGTCGTCGACATTCTGATGTCGCCCGAATATCCGGCGCTACGGGCCAGACTCGACGCGAACGTGCGCAAGCTCGCCCAGGGTGCCGCGCGAAGAGGGTTCACCGTACTGGGCGGGTTGGTGCCGATCGTGTCGGTGCTGATCGGCGGCGAGGAGGCGACCCTGAAGGCCGGGCGGTTCCTGTACGAACAGGGCTATTACGCACAGTCCGTCGTGTTCCCGGCGGTGCCGCACGGGCACGGGGTGTTGCGGATGCAGGTCAACGCGAACCACACACCGGCACAGGTCGATGGGCTGCTCGACGCACTCACCGCCCTGGCAGCCGGGACCGCAGTTCCCGAACCGGCGACCGCGGCTGCGGCATGA